In bacterium, the sequence GACGTCCGGCCGGCCGCCGACCTGTCCAAGGGGTACGTCACTTCGAACTTCACCGGCGTCGGGCGGAACTTCCCGGTGATCCAGACCATCCTCGCGACCGTCTACAAGGACGGCAAGGGCAACATCGACGAGGCGCGCGTCGGCACCGTGTACTACAACCGCGGCGTGATCGAAGCCGCGATCTTCGCGGAAGCCGTCCACAACGGGATCAAACAGTTCGGCCTGCCCGTCACCGGCGAGAAGGTCCGCTGGGGACTGGAGCACCTGAACTTCACCGAGACCCGGCTGCACCAACTCGGGCTCACGGGGCTGATCCCGCCGGTTCAGACCACGCCGGACGATCACGGCGGCGTCTCGAGCGCGTACTTCCAGCGGTGGGACGGCAAGGCGTGGGTGCGCATTCCGGGGCTCTGGCAGCCGTACAGCGATCTGGTGCGGGCGCAGATCGCGAAGTCGGCGGCCGACTACCGCCAGCAGAAGCGGTAGGCGGGTCCCACGCTCGACGTGTCCGCCGCGCCGCTCCTCGACGTCAACAACATCGAGGTCGTTTACGACCGTGTGATCCTCGTGCTCAAGGGCGTCTCGATCGCGGTCCCCGAGGGGGGCATCGTCGCCCTCCTCGGGGCCAACGGCGCCGGTAAGAGCACGACCCTGAAGGCGATCTCGAATCTCGTCCGCGTGGAACGCGGGGCGGTGACGCGCGGCACCATCGAGTTTGCCGGCGGCCGCCTCGACACGTGCGATCCGGCGGACATCGTGCGGCGCGGTGTGGTGCAGGTGATGGAGGGCCGCCGGCCGTTCGAACACCTGACCGTCGAGGAAAACCTGCTGACCGGCGCCTACGTCCGTCGTGACGCGGCGGGCGTGCGCCGAGATCTCGAGACCGTCTACCGCTACTTCCCGCGCCTTGCGGAGCGGCGCCGCGTGCGGGCCGGCTATACTTCCGGCGGGGAGCAGCAGATGCTGGCGATCGGCCGCGCGCTCATGGCGCGGCCGCGCCTTATGCTGCTGGACGAGCCGTCGATGGGCCTTGCGCCGCTGCTCGTCGCGGAAATTTTCGACATCATCCTCCGGCTCAACCGCGAGGAGCACGTGGCGATCCTGCTCGCGGAGCAGAACGCGGCGCGCGCGCTCGAGATCGTCGAGTACGGCTACGTGCTCGAGAACGGCCGCATTGCCCTGGACGGCACGGCGGCGTCCCTTAGGGACAACGAGGACATCAAAGAGTTCTATCTGGGCCTCTCCGGGGCGGGACGGCGGCGCAGCTACCGCGAGGTGAAGCACTACCGGCGCCGCAAGCGATGGCTCTCCTGATGCGCGCGGATTCGCTCTACTCGCCCGACGAAGCCGACCCGTCCGATGTCCGCCTGGCCCGCCAGCTCCGGCGGCTGGGCGAGGTGCTCGCAGAGACGTCCGCGCCGGCCGCGCGGCAGGCGGCCCAGCAGGCGGGACTCCTCGATGGAACACCCACACTCGAGCGGCTGCGCCAGGTCCCCTTGCTCCGGAAGGAGGCCCTGCCGGCGCACCAGGCGAACGCCCCGCCGCTCGCCGGATGGGCGGCCCGGGAGCGGGTGCGCAAACTCTTCGCCTCGCCGGGACCGATCTACGAGCCGGAAGGCCCGGCGCCGGACCCCTGGGCCTGCGCGCCGGCTTTGCACGCGGCCGGGATCCGCGCGGGCGACGTGGTCCTGAACTCCTTCTCCTACCATCTGACGCCGGCCGGCTCCATCATGGAGGGCGGGCTGCTCGCGCTGGGCGCGGTCGTGATTCCGGGCGGCACGGGCAATGCGGAGATCCAGTGCCGCGCCGCGGCGCATCTGCGCGCCACGGGATACACCGGCACGCCGAGTTTCTTCGCGACGTTGTTGGGAAAGGCCGACGAATTGGGCATCACCCTTGCGCCGGAGGTGGCGCTCGTCTCCGCGGAGCCGCTGCCGGACTCGCTACGGCGGCGGTTCGCCTCGCGCGGGGTGCGCACGCAGCAGGCCTACGCCACCGCCGACGCGGGGATCATCGCCTACGAATGTCCCTGCACGAACGGGCTGCACGTCGGCGATCGCTGCCTCGTGGAACTCGTCGATCCGGAGACCCAGGCACCGGTGGGCGCCGGCGACCCGGGCGAGGTCGTGATCACGGTGCTCGATCCGACGTACCCGCTGCTGCGCCTGGCCACCGGCGATCTGTCCGTCTATGCCGGCGGTCCCTGCCGCTGCGGCCGGACCGCGCCGCGCCTGCGTGGCATCCTCGGGCGGACCGGTGACGCGGTCAAGGTGCGGGGGCTGTTTGTCCATCCCTCCACGCTCAAGTCGGCGATGGCGGGCCACCCGGAGGTGGCGCGATACCAGTTCGTCGTACGCCGCAGCGGCCACGTGGACGAGCTCATCGCCCGGCTGGAAGCGGCACGTTCCGATGACGCGCTCGCTCAACGGGTGCAGGCTTCGGTTCAGGACGCCACGCGTCTGCGGTCCGAGGTTGAGTTCGTGGCACCGGGCGCTTTAGCCGGCGCGGAGCGCATCCTCGTCGACGAGCGCCGCTGGTCCTAGTCCCGTGATCCTTAGAGGCCGGCGGCCTTAAACACCCAGGAACCGCGCCCGCACGTCGGGCGCGCCGTCGAGATCCGCGGGCGTGCCTTCGAACACCACGCGTCCCTTGTTGAGAACGTACAGACGGTCGGCCACGGCGTGGGCGAGCGCGAGGTTCTGCTCGACGAGGAGCACGCCCAGGCCCTCTGTGCGCATGTCCAGGAGAATATCCCGGACCTTCGCGACAAACAGCGGCGCGAGGCCGTCGCTCGGTTCGTCCAGAATGACGAGTCGCGGGCCCATCACCAGCGCGCGCGCAATCGCGAGCATCTGCTGCTCGCCGCCCGAGAGCAGCCCGGCCGGCTGTTGCCCCCGCTCCTGGAGGATCGGGAACCGCGCACACGCCC encodes:
- a CDS encoding AMP-binding protein, with translation MRADSLYSPDEADPSDVRLARQLRRLGEVLAETSAPAARQAAQQAGLLDGTPTLERLRQVPLLRKEALPAHQANAPPLAGWAARERVRKLFASPGPIYEPEGPAPDPWACAPALHAAGIRAGDVVLNSFSYHLTPAGSIMEGGLLALGAVVIPGGTGNAEIQCRAAAHLRATGYTGTPSFFATLLGKADELGITLAPEVALVSAEPLPDSLRRRFASRGVRTQQAYATADAGIIAYECPCTNGLHVGDRCLVELVDPETQAPVGAGDPGEVVITVLDPTYPLLRLATGDLSVYAGGPCRCGRTAPRLRGILGRTGDAVKVRGLFVHPSTLKSAMAGHPEVARYQFVVRRSGHVDELIARLEAARSDDALAQRVQASVQDATRLRSEVEFVAPGALAGAERILVDERRWS
- a CDS encoding ABC transporter ATP-binding protein, whose amino-acid sequence is MSAAPLLDVNNIEVVYDRVILVLKGVSIAVPEGGIVALLGANGAGKSTTLKAISNLVRVERGAVTRGTIEFAGGRLDTCDPADIVRRGVVQVMEGRRPFEHLTVEENLLTGAYVRRDAAGVRRDLETVYRYFPRLAERRRVRAGYTSGGEQQMLAIGRALMARPRLMLLDEPSMGLAPLLVAEIFDIILRLNREEHVAILLAEQNAARALEIVEYGYVLENGRIALDGTAASLRDNEDIKEFYLGLSGAGRRRSYREVKHYRRRKRWLS